One genomic region from Solwaraspora sp. WMMD792 encodes:
- a CDS encoding LCP family protein, giving the protein MSAPDAPATTASRPGRRTPIWAVLTIAVGALLMATSATAVVGGKLLIDRYTSRIQQQDLLAGAAKVPQEQGGEALDGPITMLLLGVDERGSRPGEMRSDTIIILHVPATHDQAYLVSVPRDTWVEAPAFEPSGYPGGESKITDVFRAGSRNGVGRSGGAQLVALTLNDLTGIEFDGAAIIDFGGFRDVIDALGGVRICVDQRVKSQHMRLVDGEPTWLAEAREVGGGEELWHEEGCKRMAGWEALDYSRQRYGLPNGDYDRQRHQRQLLKAMVQEASSTGVLTNPAKIDRVITAAGKAFVLDTGGVPIADFVFTLRGITSNDLIMVKTNGGEFNPAGFSSTAAERLTPESLEMFDAVRTGTLDDYLLANPDAVQRD; this is encoded by the coding sequence ATGTCGGCACCGGACGCACCCGCCACGACAGCCTCCCGACCGGGCCGCCGCACCCCGATCTGGGCGGTGCTGACCATCGCCGTCGGCGCGCTGCTGATGGCCACCAGCGCGACCGCGGTTGTCGGCGGCAAGCTGCTGATCGACCGGTACACGAGTCGAATCCAGCAGCAGGACCTGCTGGCCGGTGCCGCGAAGGTCCCGCAGGAGCAGGGGGGCGAGGCGCTGGACGGCCCGATCACCATGCTGCTGCTCGGCGTGGACGAACGGGGCAGCCGGCCTGGCGAGATGCGTTCCGACACGATCATCATCCTGCACGTGCCGGCCACCCACGACCAGGCGTACCTGGTGTCGGTCCCCCGGGACACCTGGGTCGAGGCACCGGCGTTCGAGCCGAGCGGATACCCCGGCGGCGAGTCGAAGATCACCGACGTGTTCCGGGCCGGCTCGCGCAACGGAGTCGGCCGGTCCGGCGGCGCGCAACTCGTCGCACTCACCCTCAACGACCTGACCGGCATCGAGTTCGATGGCGCGGCGATCATCGACTTCGGCGGTTTCCGGGACGTCATCGACGCGCTCGGCGGGGTCCGGATTTGCGTCGACCAGCGGGTGAAGTCGCAGCACATGCGGCTGGTCGACGGCGAGCCCACCTGGCTGGCCGAGGCCCGCGAGGTCGGTGGCGGCGAGGAACTGTGGCACGAGGAGGGCTGCAAGCGGATGGCCGGCTGGGAGGCGCTGGACTACTCCCGCCAGCGCTACGGCCTGCCGAACGGGGACTACGACCGGCAGCGTCACCAGCGGCAGCTGCTGAAGGCCATGGTGCAGGAGGCGAGCAGTACCGGCGTACTGACCAACCCGGCGAAGATCGACCGGGTGATCACCGCAGCCGGCAAGGCCTTCGTACTGGACACCGGGGGCGTCCCGATCGCCGATTTCGTATTCACCCTGCGCGGGATCACCTCGAACGACCTCATCATGGTGAAGACCAACGGCGGCGAGTTCAATCCGGCCGGATTCAGCAGTACGGCGGCCGAACGGCTCACGCCGGAGAGCCTGGAGATGTTCGACGCGGTACGGACCGGCACACTGGACGACTACCTGTTGGCCAACCCGGACGCCGTCCAGCGGGATTGA
- a CDS encoding Crp/Fnr family transcriptional regulator produces the protein MTAAYPVRVSFTNHVTAADWQALQQAGQPVQLGRKHGLFLQDEQSRDVFVLLHGAVKVYRTEANGSETMLTVRSTGDLLGDIAALDGTPRSASVSVLRPVTARKLTTEQFLKLVDDRDLHPALRRYTNARLRESDEQRVEIASLPVPQRLARALLRLAKATPDGPNQASLDLGLSQDGLAQLIGASRNAVVTAITRFRDDRLIATAPRRFVLLDLGRLARIGYSGPRSGSHSST, from the coding sequence ATGACCGCCGCGTACCCGGTCCGGGTCAGCTTCACCAATCACGTCACCGCCGCCGACTGGCAGGCACTGCAACAGGCCGGACAGCCGGTCCAGCTGGGCCGCAAACATGGGCTCTTCCTTCAGGACGAGCAGAGCCGCGACGTGTTCGTGCTGCTCCACGGTGCGGTCAAGGTGTACCGGACCGAGGCCAACGGCAGCGAAACAATGCTGACCGTACGGTCTACTGGGGATCTGCTCGGTGACATCGCGGCGCTGGACGGCACGCCCCGGTCGGCCAGCGTCTCGGTGCTGCGCCCGGTCACCGCCCGGAAGCTGACCACCGAACAGTTCCTCAAGCTGGTCGACGACCGCGACCTGCACCCCGCGCTGCGCCGCTACACCAATGCCCGGCTGCGCGAATCCGACGAACAGCGGGTGGAGATCGCCTCGCTGCCGGTGCCGCAACGGCTCGCCCGGGCGCTGCTCCGGCTCGCCAAGGCCACCCCGGACGGCCCGAACCAGGCCTCGCTCGACCTCGGCCTCTCTCAGGACGGCCTGGCCCAGCTGATCGGGGCGTCCCGCAACGCGGTGGTGACCGCGATCACCCGGTTCCGCGACGACCGGTTGATCGCAACCGCACCCCGCCGGTTCGTGCTGCTCGACCTCGGCCGGCTCGCCCGGATCGGATACAGCGGACCACGGTCCGGCAGCCACTCGTCGACCTGA
- a CDS encoding response regulator transcription factor — protein MTAEPGVTDPAGGSDRAQVRVLIVDDDPLVRAGLSMILGGAADLLVVGEAGDGGEVPAAVAACTPHVVLMDIRMPRVDGLTATEALRARPDPPHVVVLTTFDADEYVLRALRAGASGFLLKDTPPMEIVTAVRRVHAGEPILSPAVIRRLITHVAGQPPAPADVRPGPDADQVRRRDRARRVLDGLSPRERDVAVAVGQGWSNAEIAAELFMGVATVKAYVSRLLSRLELNNRVQIAVLVHDADLT, from the coding sequence ATGACCGCAGAGCCCGGCGTCACCGACCCGGCCGGCGGGTCCGATCGGGCCCAGGTGCGGGTCCTGATCGTGGACGACGACCCGCTGGTCCGGGCCGGCCTGTCGATGATCCTCGGCGGCGCGGCCGACCTGCTGGTGGTCGGCGAAGCCGGCGACGGCGGTGAGGTGCCGGCGGCGGTCGCCGCGTGCACGCCGCACGTGGTGCTGATGGACATCCGGATGCCGCGGGTCGACGGACTGACCGCCACCGAGGCGCTGCGCGCCCGGCCCGACCCGCCGCACGTGGTCGTGCTGACCACGTTCGACGCCGACGAGTACGTGCTGCGCGCGCTGCGGGCGGGGGCCAGCGGTTTCCTGCTCAAGGACACCCCGCCGATGGAGATCGTCACCGCGGTTCGTCGGGTGCATGCCGGTGAGCCGATCCTCTCCCCGGCGGTCATCCGACGGTTGATCACCCACGTGGCGGGCCAGCCGCCGGCCCCGGCCGACGTGCGGCCGGGACCGGACGCGGACCAGGTCAGGCGCCGGGACCGCGCCCGCCGGGTCCTCGACGGGCTGAGCCCACGGGAACGTGACGTGGCCGTCGCGGTCGGCCAGGGATGGTCGAACGCGGAGATCGCCGCCGAGCTGTTCATGGGCGTCGCCACCGTCAAGGCGTACGTGTCGCGGCTGCTGTCCCGGCTGGAGCTGAACAACCGGGTGCAGATCGCCGTACTGGTGCACGACGCCGACCTGACCTGA